A genome region from Jeongeupia sp. HS-3 includes the following:
- a CDS encoding proline--tRNA ligase: MRTSQLYISTLKEAPNEAELISHKLMLRAGLIKKLGSGLYTWMPLGLKVLRKVEAIVRDEMNKAGAQELLMPAVQPAELWQETGRWEQFGPQMLKITDRHDRQFCFGPTHEEVITDIARSELRSYKQLPANFYQIQVKFRDEIRPRFGVMRAREFTMKDAYSFDASFEGLQVTYGKMYQAYSNVFTRLGLKFRAVAADTGAIGGSGSHEFHVLADAGEDLLAYCPDSDFAANVELAEALAPTAPRAAATETLRDVDTPKQTTCEDVAKLLEIGIEKTVKLIALIAGADQFVIALIRGDHSLNEVKLSKVDGIGEFRFATDEEIRAKFNCPPGFLGPVGIASDIKVIADRTVAAMSDFVCGANKPKFHIAGVNFGRDLPEPHVVADIRNVVAGDPSPDGKGVLELCRGIEVGHIFQLRTKYSAAMNCTFVNENNQQEPMEMGCYGIGVSRIVAAAIEQNYDARGIVFTPALAPFAVAVVAVGYHKSEAVKAAADALYAKLTAAGVDVLLDDRNERPGVMFADMELIGIPHRITIGDKGLADGLVEYVARAGGEMQKVIVGDAVAFVQQQLA, encoded by the coding sequence ATGCGCACATCGCAACTGTATATCTCGACCCTCAAGGAAGCCCCGAACGAGGCCGAACTGATTTCGCACAAGCTGATGCTGCGTGCCGGCTTGATCAAAAAGCTCGGCTCGGGCCTCTATACCTGGATGCCGCTGGGCCTCAAGGTGCTGCGCAAGGTCGAAGCGATCGTGCGCGATGAAATGAACAAGGCCGGCGCGCAGGAATTGCTGATGCCGGCGGTACAACCGGCCGAGCTGTGGCAGGAAACCGGCCGCTGGGAACAGTTCGGTCCGCAGATGCTGAAAATCACCGACCGTCACGATCGCCAGTTCTGTTTTGGCCCGACGCACGAAGAAGTCATCACCGACATCGCCCGCTCCGAGCTGCGCTCGTACAAGCAACTGCCGGCCAATTTCTACCAGATCCAGGTGAAATTCCGCGACGAAATCCGCCCGCGTTTCGGCGTGATGCGTGCGCGCGAATTCACCATGAAAGACGCGTACTCGTTCGACGCCAGCTTCGAAGGCCTGCAAGTCACTTACGGCAAGATGTACCAGGCGTACTCGAACGTGTTTACCCGCCTTGGCCTCAAGTTCCGCGCCGTTGCCGCCGACACCGGCGCGATCGGTGGTTCGGGCTCGCACGAGTTCCACGTGCTTGCCGATGCCGGTGAAGACCTGCTGGCCTACTGCCCGGATTCGGATTTCGCCGCCAACGTCGAGCTGGCCGAAGCGCTGGCGCCGACCGCGCCGCGTGCCGCCGCCACCGAGACACTGCGCGATGTCGATACGCCCAAGCAAACCACCTGCGAAGACGTCGCCAAGCTGCTGGAGATCGGCATCGAGAAGACCGTCAAGCTGATCGCGCTGATTGCCGGCGCCGACCAGTTCGTGATCGCGCTGATCCGTGGCGATCATTCGCTCAACGAGGTGAAGCTGTCCAAGGTCGACGGCATCGGCGAATTCCGCTTCGCCACCGATGAAGAAATCCGCGCCAAGTTCAACTGCCCGCCGGGCTTCCTCGGCCCGGTCGGCATTGCGTCCGACATCAAGGTCATCGCCGACCGTACCGTCGCGGCGATGAGCGATTTTGTCTGCGGCGCCAACAAGCCGAAATTCCACATCGCCGGCGTCAACTTCGGCCGCGATCTGCCCGAACCGCACGTCGTTGCCGATATCCGCAACGTCGTCGCCGGTGATCCGAGCCCGGATGGCAAGGGCGTGCTGGAGCTGTGCCGCGGCATCGAAGTCGGCCATATCTTCCAGCTGCGCACCAAGTACTCGGCCGCGATGAACTGCACCTTCGTCAACGAGAACAACCAGCAAGAGCCGATGGAAATGGGCTGCTACGGTATCGGTGTCTCGCGCATTGTCGCCGCCGCGATCGAGCAGAACTACGACGCGCGCGGCATCGTCTTCACCCCGGCACTGGCGCCGTTCGCCGTCGCCGTCGTCGCGGTCGGTTATCACAAGTCCGAAGCGGTGAAAGCGGCGGCCGATGCGCTCTACGCCAAGCTCACCGCCGCCGGCGTCGATGTGCTGCTGGACGATCGCAACGAGCGCCCGGGGGTGATGTTCGCCGATATGGAACTGATCGGCATCCCGCACCGCATCACCATCGGCGACAAGGGTCTGGCCGACGGTCTGGTCGAGTACGTTGCGCGTGCCGGCGGCGAGATGCAGAAGGTGATCGTCGGCGACGCTGTTGCCTTCGTGCAGCAGCAATTGGCATAA
- a CDS encoding MFS transporter, which produces MQRHVQSCANAPRYAPRLATMALFFVAGATYATWGIHIPTLRDRFALSPAWLSVAMFAVALGAIVAMQPVGKLIARLGSDKVVGVSAWCFAATTALLMLMPSFWLTLLVLIGFGVANAAYDVAMNAQAATVEAGGDKPIMSTLHGLFSVGGMVGASVGGVIISLGVPPWLHFVGMGVLIAITGVLARPRLIADPASAAAGGQQKHAHAGRLLWVIGFLAFLGLVAEGAMYDWTAIYLRDVAKSVTLASFGYATFSGGMAIGRFSGDALRARMGMLKLLSTSGIVGVAGIVLALAWPNPWAALFGFLLMGLGCANLVPIFFVAASRLPDMHAGEAIAAVARLAYVGMLLGPVLIGFVAQHAGLRLALGLVAVSIAWIAIDGSRVLKRALQPA; this is translated from the coding sequence ATGCAGCGACACGTCCAAAGCTGCGCTAACGCGCCGCGTTACGCCCCCCGTCTGGCAACCATGGCCTTGTTTTTCGTCGCCGGTGCCACTTACGCCACCTGGGGGATTCATATTCCAACGCTGCGCGACCGCTTTGCGTTGTCGCCGGCGTGGCTGTCGGTGGCGATGTTCGCGGTGGCACTCGGCGCCATCGTCGCAATGCAGCCCGTCGGCAAGCTGATCGCCCGGCTCGGCAGCGACAAGGTCGTCGGTGTCTCGGCTTGGTGCTTTGCCGCAACGACGGCACTGTTGATGCTGATGCCAAGCTTCTGGCTGACGCTACTGGTGCTGATCGGTTTCGGCGTCGCCAACGCCGCGTATGACGTGGCAATGAATGCGCAGGCGGCGACGGTCGAGGCCGGCGGCGACAAGCCGATCATGTCAACGCTGCACGGGCTGTTCAGCGTCGGCGGCATGGTCGGCGCCAGCGTCGGCGGTGTGATCATTTCGCTCGGCGTGCCGCCGTGGCTGCATTTCGTTGGTATGGGGGTGCTGATCGCGATCACCGGCGTGCTCGCGCGGCCCAGGCTGATCGCCGATCCGGCAAGTGCTGCGGCCGGCGGGCAGCAAAAGCACGCGCATGCGGGCCGGCTGCTGTGGGTGATCGGTTTTCTGGCCTTCCTCGGCCTCGTTGCCGAGGGCGCGATGTACGACTGGACGGCAATCTACCTGCGCGACGTCGCGAAATCGGTCACGCTGGCCAGCTTCGGCTACGCGACCTTCTCCGGCGGCATGGCGATCGGGCGTTTCTCAGGCGATGCGCTGCGCGCGCGCATGGGGATGCTGAAACTGCTGAGCACCAGCGGCATCGTCGGCGTGGCCGGCATCGTGCTGGCGCTGGCGTGGCCGAATCCGTGGGCGGCGCTGTTCGGCTTCCTGCTGATGGGTCTGGGCTGCGCCAACCTCGTGCCGATCTTCTTCGTCGCCGCCTCGCGCTTGCCGGATATGCACGCCGGCGAGGCGATCGCCGCCGTGGCGCGGCTGGCTTACGTCGGCATGCTGCTCGGGCCGGTGCTGATCGGTTTTGTCGCCCAGCACGCCGGCCTGCGGCTTGCGCTGGGGCTGGTGGCGGTTTCGATCGCGTGGATTGCCATCGACGGCAGCCGGGTGCTGAAAAGGGCACTCCAGCCCGCTTGA
- the gdhA gene encoding NADP-specific glutamate dehydrogenase: protein MKYGHVNEFLSVVAERNPGQPEYLQAVTEVIESLWPFIQQHPRYAEYGLLDRLIEAERALIFRVSWVDDQGKVRVNRGYRIQHSSAIGPYKGGIRFHPSVNLSVLKFLAFEQTLKNALTTLPMGGGKGGADFDPKGKSPGEVMRFCQAFMTELYRHIGADTDIPAGDIGVGAREVGFMAGMMKKLSNRNDCVFTGKGLSFGGSVMRPEATGYGTVYFAEEMLRHAGKSLAGLRVAVSGSGNVAQFAIEKAMALGAKVLTVSDSSGTVIDPDGFTPEKLALLQDIKNRHYGRVSDYAERAGVRFEAGVRPWHVPVDVAMPCATQNELDGQDAAQLVANGVICVAEGANMPSTAAAVRIFTEHGVLYAPGKASNAGGVATSGLEMSQNAMRLSWSRDEVDARLLDIMKGIHAACLHYGQREDGSVSYVDGANIAGFVKVADAMLAQGVI from the coding sequence ATGAAGTATGGGCACGTGAATGAATTTCTCTCTGTTGTTGCGGAACGCAATCCGGGCCAGCCGGAGTATCTGCAAGCGGTCACCGAGGTCATCGAGAGCCTGTGGCCCTTCATTCAACAGCACCCCCGCTATGCCGAATACGGCCTGCTCGATCGGCTGATCGAGGCCGAGCGCGCGTTGATCTTCCGCGTCTCGTGGGTCGACGATCAGGGCAAGGTGCGCGTGAATCGCGGCTACCGCATCCAGCACAGCTCGGCGATCGGCCCGTACAAAGGCGGCATCCGTTTTCACCCGTCGGTGAACCTGTCGGTGCTCAAGTTCCTCGCCTTCGAGCAGACGCTGAAAAACGCACTGACCACCCTGCCGATGGGCGGCGGCAAGGGCGGTGCGGATTTCGACCCCAAGGGCAAGAGCCCCGGCGAGGTGATGCGTTTCTGTCAGGCCTTCATGACCGAGCTCTACCGGCACATCGGCGCCGATACCGACATCCCGGCCGGTGATATCGGCGTCGGTGCGCGCGAAGTCGGCTTTATGGCCGGGATGATGAAGAAGCTCTCCAACCGCAACGACTGCGTGTTTACCGGCAAGGGGCTGTCGTTCGGCGGCTCGGTGATGCGGCCCGAGGCCACCGGCTACGGCACCGTCTACTTCGCCGAGGAAATGCTGCGCCACGCCGGGAAATCGCTCGCGGGTCTGCGGGTGGCAGTGTCGGGCTCGGGCAACGTCGCCCAGTTCGCGATCGAGAAGGCCATGGCGCTGGGCGCCAAGGTGCTGACGGTATCCGATTCGAGCGGCACGGTGATCGATCCGGACGGTTTCACCCCGGAGAAACTGGCCTTGCTGCAGGACATCAAGAACCGCCACTACGGCCGCGTCAGCGATTACGCCGAACGCGCCGGCGTGCGCTTTGAAGCCGGCGTGCGCCCCTGGCATGTGCCGGTCGACGTGGCGATGCCGTGCGCAACGCAAAACGAACTCGACGGTCAGGATGCGGCGCAACTGGTCGCCAACGGCGTGATCTGTGTGGCCGAGGGCGCCAACATGCCGTCGACCGCCGCCGCAGTGCGCATCTTCACCGAGCACGGCGTGCTGTACGCGCCGGGCAAGGCGAGCAATGCCGGCGGCGTCGCCACCTCGGGGCTGGAAATGAGCCAGAACGCGATGCGGCTGTCGTGGTCGCGCGACGAAGTCGATGCGCGACTGCTGGACATCATGAAGGGCATCCACGCCGCCTGCCTGCATTACGGCCAGCGCGAAGACGGCAGCGTCAGCTATGTCGACGGCGCCAATATCGCCGGCTTCGTCAAGGTCGCCGATGCGATGCTGGCGCAGGGCGTCATCTGA
- a CDS encoding N-acetylmuramoyl-L-alanine amidase: MRPSKSLVVWALLAACAGVAQAATIAVDVGHYLAAPGATSAYGESEFGYNLALAQAVAKRLRADGHVVLLIGAGGDMDNLWSRPALAAGAELFISIHHDSVNERYLSNWAVNGKTWRYSDISRGYSVFVSPDNPEYAASLACAEAVGGAMKHAGFSPNLHHVRDASGEGYTVLDSGRGVYQSSFVVVKYATIPALLLEAGVIINRDEALTMKKPETRRKIADAVASAMSCLPSA, encoded by the coding sequence ATGCGGCCGAGTAAGTCGCTGGTCGTCTGGGCGCTGCTCGCCGCGTGTGCGGGCGTCGCCCAGGCGGCGACGATCGCCGTCGATGTCGGCCATTATCTGGCCGCGCCGGGGGCGACCAGCGCCTACGGCGAGAGCGAGTTCGGCTACAACCTCGCGCTGGCGCAGGCCGTGGCCAAACGGCTGCGCGCCGACGGCCATGTGGTGCTGCTGATCGGCGCCGGCGGCGATATGGACAATCTGTGGAGCCGCCCCGCGCTGGCTGCCGGTGCCGAGCTGTTCATTTCGATTCATCACGATTCGGTGAACGAGCGCTATCTGTCGAACTGGGCCGTCAACGGTAAAACCTGGCGCTACAGCGATATTTCGCGCGGTTACTCGGTGTTCGTGTCGCCGGACAACCCGGAGTACGCCGCCAGCCTCGCCTGCGCCGAAGCGGTCGGCGGGGCGATGAAGCATGCCGGCTTCAGCCCGAACCTGCATCACGTGCGCGATGCGTCGGGGGAGGGCTATACCGTGCTCGATAGCGGGCGCGGCGTGTATCAATCGTCCTTCGTGGTGGTGAAGTACGCGACCATTCCGGCGCTGCTGCTCGAAGCCGGCGTCATCATCAACCGCGACGAAGCGCTGACGATGAAAAAGCCGGAAACACGCCGCAAGATTGCCGACGCGGTGGCGTCGGCAATGTCCTGCTTGCCGTCCGCATAA
- a CDS encoding imelysin family protein — protein sequence MKLPICALLAALSTAAFAGTTPLQQPELVKSLADQVYLPALQTLQADTERLSGKIGALCAAPGEQTLAEAQAAWRNSADAWRRVEANRVGPLRLDEIINRIDPWPLDTAALARGIAITPVKPAEPQAFDLWSRQPKGASGLPAIEAQLFGAAPAKQLAQLKSGQHCGFAQWQATALARQSQILIMEWQGLRRGLNYDPTYPRPLMTEMLARSVAGLRELAGWKLAKGDIAPPASQFPDARSGNTRASLLASFDGISAVLLGAPNGVGFDDYLQSRERDEAVTELKSRLDDTRRALAALPANFTAHAAETRGERMLAQRRLNALADYVDGPMREALGMMIPG from the coding sequence ATGAAACTGCCGATCTGCGCCCTGCTCGCGGCGCTATCCACAGCGGCCTTTGCCGGTACCACGCCCTTGCAACAGCCCGAGCTGGTCAAATCGCTGGCCGATCAGGTTTATCTGCCGGCGCTGCAAACGCTGCAAGCCGATACCGAACGCTTGAGCGGCAAGATCGGCGCCTTGTGTGCCGCCCCCGGCGAGCAAACGCTGGCCGAGGCGCAAGCCGCCTGGCGTAACAGCGCCGATGCGTGGCGCCGGGTCGAAGCCAACCGCGTTGGCCCCTTGCGCCTGGACGAAATCATCAACCGCATCGATCCGTGGCCGCTTGATACCGCCGCGCTCGCCCGCGGCATCGCCATCACACCGGTCAAACCCGCAGAACCACAGGCTTTCGATCTCTGGAGCCGCCAGCCCAAGGGTGCCAGCGGCCTGCCGGCGATCGAAGCTCAACTCTTTGGCGCAGCGCCGGCCAAACAACTGGCACAACTGAAATCCGGCCAGCATTGCGGCTTTGCACAATGGCAGGCGACCGCACTCGCCCGGCAATCGCAAATCCTGATCATGGAATGGCAGGGTCTGCGCCGCGGCCTCAATTACGACCCGACCTACCCACGGCCGCTGATGACCGAAATGCTCGCCCGCAGCGTCGCCGGCCTGCGTGAGCTAGCGGGCTGGAAACTCGCCAAGGGCGACATCGCGCCACCGGCCTCGCAATTCCCGGATGCGCGCAGCGGCAATACCCGCGCCAGCCTGCTGGCGAGTTTCGACGGCATCAGCGCGGTGCTGCTTGGCGCACCGAATGGCGTCGGCTTTGACGATTACCTGCAAAGCCGCGAGCGTGACGAGGCCGTCACCGAACTGAAAAGCCGCCTCGACGACACCCGCCGTGCACTGGCGGCGCTGCCGGCCAACTTCACGGCTCACGCCGCCGAAACCCGTGGCGAGCGCATGCTCGCGCAGCGGCGGCTGAACGCACTCGCCGATTATGTCGACGGGCCGATGCGTGAAGCACTGGGGATGATGATTCCGGGCTGA
- the nagA gene encoding N-acetylglucosamine-6-phosphate deacetylase yields the protein MACEPLRLRAARVLTSQGWLADGVVHIGGDGRIHAVKAGGGFDRDLGDAWLMPALVDSHVHGAVGCDVMDASHDALDTMSAYFARHGVGAFAATTVTAQVEKIEAAIVQVRESRKLGVSGAEIVGTYLEGPYFTAKCCGAHPVPLMRPISVSELARWHALADGTLNTVALAAELPGADEAIAWLRARGVRTLIGHSDASYDETVDAMLAGARGVVHCYNGMRGLHHRDPGVVGAGLTRPEADVELIVDGHHVHPAAAQIALNSVGEERLILITDAMRATGMPDGDYALGEFTVHMHAGVVRTDVGGLAGSTLHLIAAVKHAQDWFGLPLERAWALASRNPARALRRPDLGSIAPGQTASLTAITPQCDVVATWVQGRAVFGAD from the coding sequence ATGGCCTGTGAACCCCTGCGCCTCCGGGCTGCACGAGTACTGACGTCGCAGGGCTGGCTAGCCGACGGCGTCGTCCACATCGGCGGCGATGGCCGCATCCACGCGGTGAAAGCCGGCGGCGGTTTCGACCGCGATCTGGGCGATGCTTGGCTGATGCCGGCGCTGGTCGACAGCCATGTGCACGGCGCGGTCGGTTGCGACGTGATGGACGCCAGCCACGACGCGCTCGACACGATGTCGGCCTACTTCGCCCGCCACGGCGTCGGTGCGTTTGCCGCGACCACCGTCACCGCGCAGGTCGAGAAAATCGAAGCGGCGATCGTGCAGGTGCGCGAGAGCCGCAAGCTGGGCGTTTCCGGTGCCGAAATCGTCGGCACCTATCTGGAAGGGCCGTACTTCACCGCGAAGTGCTGCGGCGCGCATCCGGTGCCGTTGATGCGGCCGATCAGCGTGTCCGAGCTGGCGCGCTGGCATGCGCTGGCCGACGGTACGCTCAACACCGTCGCGCTGGCCGCCGAACTGCCCGGCGCCGACGAGGCGATTGCCTGGTTGCGCGCGCGTGGCGTGCGCACGCTGATCGGCCATTCGGACGCCAGCTACGACGAAACCGTCGATGCGATGCTCGCCGGCGCACGCGGCGTGGTGCATTGCTACAACGGCATGCGCGGCCTGCACCACCGTGATCCGGGCGTCGTCGGTGCCGGGCTGACCCGGCCCGAGGCCGATGTCGAACTGATCGTCGACGGCCATCATGTCCACCCGGCGGCGGCGCAGATCGCGCTCAATAGCGTCGGCGAGGAAAGGCTGATCCTGATCACCGATGCGATGCGCGCCACCGGCATGCCCGACGGCGATTACGCGCTCGGCGAATTCACCGTGCACATGCACGCGGGCGTGGTGCGGACCGATGTCGGTGGCCTCGCCGGCAGCACCCTGCATCTGATCGCCGCGGTCAAACACGCGCAGGACTGGTTCGGCCTGCCGCTGGAGCGTGCGTGGGCGCTGGCTAGCCGCAATCCGGCGCGCGCCTTGCGCAGGCCAGATCTGGGCAGCATCGCCCCGGGGCAGACCGCGAGCCTGACGGCGATCACGCCGCAGTGCGACGTTGTCGCGACCTGGGTGCAGGGGCGTGCGGTATTCGGCGCGGATTGA
- the agaF gene encoding PTS galactosamine/N-acetylgalactosamine transporter subunit IIA, with protein MISLILTGHGRIASGINEAITQVFGAQADLHVVDFPDGMGTGDLEVKLAEVLAGCAGDVVFFTDLLGGSPFRIASTLAQARPGTEVIAGMNLAMFAEMLFERDDIASAAEFRQRAIEAGQGGITSLADRLASKRQRAEAVDGL; from the coding sequence ATGATTTCCCTGATCCTGACCGGCCACGGCCGCATTGCCAGTGGCATCAACGAAGCAATCACCCAGGTGTTCGGCGCACAAGCCGATCTGCATGTCGTCGATTTTCCCGATGGCATGGGCACCGGCGATCTCGAAGTGAAACTGGCCGAGGTGCTCGCCGGCTGTGCGGGCGACGTGGTGTTCTTTACCGACCTCTTGGGCGGTTCGCCATTCCGGATTGCGTCGACGCTGGCGCAGGCCCGCCCGGGCACCGAGGTGATTGCCGGGATGAATCTGGCGATGTTCGCCGAGATGCTGTTCGAGCGCGACGATATCGCGAGCGCCGCAGAATTCCGCCAGCGGGCAATCGAGGCGGGGCAGGGTGGCATTACCAGTCTGGCCGACCGGCTGGCGAGCAAGCGGCAGCGTGCGGAGGCCGTCGATGGCCTGTGA
- a CDS encoding PTS system mannose/fructose/sorbose family transporter subunit IID, with product MAFNDSEAALAAKAEKRMEQALATSSVERDDYVDTTPGEALTKKDINRMAWRSLALQASFNYERMQAGGWLYTLIPALRKIHKNEEDLSNSMKMHLEFINVHPFDVTFLSGLVLAMEQSKEKISTIRAVKVALMGPLGGIGDAMFWLTWLPICAGIGAALALEGSIFGPIVFLLLFNALHFGLRFGLAHYGYRAGLGAIGVLKNSTKKISHAASIVGMTVIGALVASYVRLSTPLEIHAGKADIVLQTGVLDKLMPNLLPLGFTLVVYWLMKKGYSPVKLIGLTVVLGLVGKFAGFL from the coding sequence ATGGCATTTAACGATAGCGAAGCCGCATTGGCCGCCAAGGCCGAGAAGCGGATGGAACAGGCGCTGGCCACGAGTTCGGTCGAGCGTGACGATTACGTCGACACCACTCCCGGCGAAGCGCTGACCAAGAAGGACATCAACCGCATGGCGTGGCGCTCGCTCGCGCTGCAGGCATCGTTCAACTACGAACGGATGCAGGCCGGCGGCTGGCTGTACACGCTGATTCCGGCGCTGCGCAAGATCCACAAGAACGAGGAAGACCTGTCGAATTCGATGAAGATGCATCTCGAATTCATCAACGTCCACCCGTTCGACGTGACCTTTTTGTCCGGCCTCGTGCTGGCGATGGAGCAGAGCAAGGAGAAGATCTCGACCATCCGTGCGGTCAAGGTCGCGCTGATGGGGCCGCTGGGCGGGATCGGCGACGCGATGTTCTGGCTGACCTGGTTGCCGATCTGCGCCGGCATCGGCGCGGCGCTGGCGCTCGAAGGTTCGATATTCGGGCCTATCGTCTTCCTCTTGCTGTTCAACGCACTGCACTTCGGCCTGCGCTTCGGTCTGGCGCATTACGGTTATCGGGCCGGTTTGGGGGCGATCGGCGTGCTGAAAAACAGCACCAAGAAGATCTCGCACGCGGCGTCTATCGTCGGGATGACGGTGATCGGTGCGCTGGTGGCGTCTTATGTGCGACTGAGTACGCCGCTGGAGATCCACGCCGGCAAGGCCGATATCGTCTTGCAGACCGGCGTGCTCGACAAGCTGATGCCCAACCTCTTGCCGCTCGGCTTCACCCTTGTGGTGTACTGGCTGATGAAGAAGGGCTATTCGCCGGTGAAACTGATCGGCTTGACGGTGGTCTTGGGATTGGTCGGCAAGTTCGCGGGCTTCCTGTAG
- the agaW gene encoding PTS N-acetylgalactosamine transporter subunit IIC, with translation MLIDALLIALLAGLAGVDLFDGLTHFHRPVVLGPLVGLILGDVHTGLLVGGTLELVWMGMVPLAGAQPPNVVIGGIIGTAFAILTKAEPTVAIGVAVPFSIAVQGCITVLFTAFSPMMHKCDAMAKKGNWRGIELVNYLGMAILFCFYFIVAFLPIYFGADAAGAVVKAAPQWVLDGLSVAGGMMPAIGFALLMKIMLNKNYVAYFILGFVGVTYLKLPILAIALGALAIAMIDFFNSNRAQPQAAAQNVEVEDGI, from the coding sequence ATGTTGATCGATGCATTGCTGATTGCGCTGCTGGCCGGTTTGGCGGGGGTGGACCTGTTTGACGGGTTGACCCACTTCCACCGTCCGGTGGTGCTCGGCCCGCTGGTCGGGCTGATTCTGGGTGACGTTCATACCGGCCTTCTGGTCGGCGGGACGCTCGAACTCGTCTGGATGGGCATGGTGCCGCTGGCCGGCGCCCAACCGCCGAACGTGGTGATAGGGGGGATCATCGGCACCGCCTTTGCGATTCTGACCAAGGCGGAGCCCACGGTGGCGATCGGGGTGGCGGTGCCGTTCTCGATCGCGGTGCAGGGGTGTATCACCGTCCTGTTCACCGCGTTCTCGCCGATGATGCACAAGTGCGACGCGATGGCGAAAAAGGGCAACTGGCGCGGGATCGAACTCGTTAATTACCTCGGCATGGCCATCCTGTTCTGCTTCTACTTCATCGTTGCCTTCCTGCCGATCTACTTCGGCGCCGATGCCGCCGGTGCGGTGGTCAAGGCCGCACCGCAGTGGGTGCTCGACGGGCTGTCGGTGGCGGGCGGCATGATGCCTGCGATCGGTTTCGCGCTCTTGATGAAGATCATGCTCAACAAGAACTACGTCGCCTACTTCATCCTCGGCTTCGTCGGCGTGACCTATCTGAAGCTGCCGATCCTGGCGATTGCACTCGGCGCACTGGCGATCGCAATGATCGACTTCTTCAACAGCAACCGCGCCCAGCCGCAGGCTGCTGCCCAGAATGTGGAGGTGGAAGATGGCATTTAA
- the agaV gene encoding PTS N-acetylgalactosamine transporter subunit IIB, whose product MPNILLTRIDNRLVHGQVGVTWTGSLGANLVLVANDTAAADPVQQNLMDMVVAEGVQTRYFTLAKTAEVIHKAADRQKILIVCKTPQDVLALVKGGVPITFVNVGNMHFAEGKRQIHKTVSVDDADVATFRELASLGVTCEIRRVPDEAGELVSKLL is encoded by the coding sequence ATGCCGAACATTCTCTTGACCCGCATCGACAACCGCCTCGTGCACGGCCAGGTCGGCGTGACCTGGACCGGCAGCCTCGGCGCCAATCTGGTCCTCGTCGCCAATGACACCGCCGCAGCCGATCCGGTGCAGCAGAACCTGATGGACATGGTCGTCGCCGAGGGCGTGCAGACGCGCTACTTCACGCTCGCCAAGACCGCCGAAGTCATTCACAAGGCCGCCGACCGCCAGAAGATCCTCATCGTCTGCAAGACACCGCAGGACGTGCTGGCGCTGGTGAAGGGCGGCGTACCGATCACGTTTGTCAACGTCGGCAACATGCACTTCGCCGAGGGCAAGCGCCAGATCCACAAGACGGTGTCGGTTGACGATGCCGATGTGGCGACGTTCCGCGAGCTGGCCTCGCTGGGCGTCACCTGCGAGATTCGCCGCGTTCCCGACGAGGCCGGCGAACTCGTTTCCAAGCTGCTCTGA